A stretch of the Heterodontus francisci isolate sHetFra1 chromosome 10, sHetFra1.hap1, whole genome shotgun sequence genome encodes the following:
- the nrip1a gene encoding nuclear receptor-interacting protein 1 yields MTHGEELCSEMHQDSVVLTYLESVLMHRASGGSMGTPSTKGTSDEEGAVCKSSTSRSNRRGGGGGGGEAVVASPSREPPVSSQQRASKAVSALNVKKARLLQAEAWDGAKRRRVCGHGLEPNDQAGSLATGRQGALGKTQQQQHSTLLASLLQSFSSRLQNVALSQQGSIPRPGQLQSPGTRASSPEEDLRSYGLVSSHLRALLKNRDHSRTNHVPKENEGLYQSPVDHQRLSSSPADRQSVGEPVSCSARLRAVASMVENGARSTSSPKPSVACSQLALLLSSDTQLQQYTREHSLGARAVPPSASERLAAIACQKVVEPLQPDPAQERVSKDRYRHIASNGASMTSACKSQPGISDRSGKFGDHAKSPSATWENSSRERNRSPMSPNSSSLLMHLLNTNSVPKSSPGNSTESANGHRWIGPERRNVPGFDYRNHLPAWDRPLKQESSSLEEVYSSDESSRSSCTPMDLSTKPRICEPISLHSRSLEQMTESLLFSWNPKTPGARGPEVKEDRNGPESKSHQKVTLLQLLLGHQNGAKGDQTPETQVPDLKTEGPNSAVTRAEPSMAGLVLSRRASILESFPPSLSSSSSSSSSSSSSLSSSLQAAERSPVLKVTCGPSASAGRQPQPSPISHTDDGASRIFARRGKPLKNRQHFSKQMTPAEPTKSHHFLEQPLSSESAKTHQFPKQLLSMELAKNNQYVSMQSLASESRLSNFSFSASKLLQDLAHTGLHNSPDAAQADTEHKNVVLGSAEARIGETSGGLLFSRSADPLCFQQSVLHETSDGQDRQPLRAASTANTDLENLPERRSVLQLLLKSPEKGNAPKRHLHGRLGDQQTLAGVQPSEDCCNGQATYTQPISMVKVKTEPVEEEAGFSSNTEALEKSANCQLPVPSKMEQKHPPFTLENIKQELSSPPLSSSPAQFHSYQKGGVLSQLLQRSNTATSGNYTFSWHQSIGSRVEAPTSTSGSNSPCNIPKKRKILPTSATELDDLQKTLDQTEVPNNHTFSSREASNGLPGSQASSKSLDFHLGNSVEFESRSNMKDTQGFNVLKQLLLSENGIKVLSQHRTLQNGGSASERVSHCDQKPEDGHSTRFYSNRDLDGSAKEIARGFIPAGYLKVLPASLPADYPAGSSASLGREPAATRAASDSERQVLYRGLQTDSPWLTKTNPILYYMLQRGGSGGESQPFGLSASRVGGGGGVGEGDTAKKERRMQWQRCEHHGRTSPERRVKEESDNAVGCFQSCDALPQPNLNESTRGILEKVASIKREPD; encoded by the coding sequence ATGACCCATGGAGAGGAGCTTTGCTCTGAGATGCACCAGGATTCAGTCGTGTTAACTTACCTCGAGAGTGTATTAATGCATCGAGCATCGGGGGGCAgtatgggcaccccatccaccaagggTACCTCTGACGAGGAAGGTGCTGTTTGCAAGAGCTCCACCAGTCGCAGCAACagaagaggaggaggtggtggagggggagaggCGGTGGTGGCCTCTCCCTCCCGTGAGCCGCCAGTCTCCTCCCAGCAGAGGGCTTCCAAAGCCGTATCCGCATTAAATGTGAAGAAGGCCAGGCTGCTCCAAGCCGAGGCGTGGGATGGTGCCAAGAGGAGAAGAGTATGTGGACATGGGCTGGAGCCCAACGATCAGGCGGGCAGCCTGGCCACTGGCAGACAGGGCGCTCTGGGCaaaacccagcagcagcagcacagcacATTGCTTGCCTCCTTGCTACAGTCATTTAGCTCCCGGCTGCAGAACGTGGCATTGTCCCAGCAAGGCAGCATTCCCAGGCCAGGCCAGTTGCAGTCTCCAGGCACTCGTGCATCCTCACCAGAGGAAGATCTGAGGAGCTACGGACTGGTATCCAGCCACCTGAGAGCCCTGCTGAAGAACAGGGACCACAGTCGGACCAATCATGTTCCCAAGGAGAATGAGGGCCTTTACCAGAGCCCTGTCGACCATCAAAGACTTTCCAGTTCTCCTGCTGACAGGCAGTCGGTTGGCGAGCCCGTTTCCTGCTCTGCCAGGCTGCGAGCGGTGGCAAGTATGGTGGAGAATGGAGCTCGGTCCACCAGCTCGCCCAAGCCCAGTGTAGCCTGCAGCCAGCTTGCCCTGCTGCTGTCCAGCGACACTCAGTTGCAACAGTACACCCGCGAGCACTCGCTGGGAGCCCGTGCTGTGCCACCCTCGGCCAGTGAGAGGTTGGCCGCCATCGCCTGCCAGAAGGTGGTCGAACCCTTACAGCCCGACCCAGCCCAGGAGCGCGTGTCGAAGGACCGGTACCGTCACATTGCATCCAATGGCGCCTCGATGACATCAGCATGCAAGAGCCAGCCGGGCATCTCTGACAGATCGGGGAAGTTTGGGGATCATGCCAAGAGTCCCTCTGCCACCTGGGAAAATAGCAGCAGGGAGCGGAATCGATCGCCCATGTCCCCAAACAGCAGTAGCCTTCTCATGCACCTTCTCAACACCAACAGCGTCCCCAAGTCTTCACCTGGTAATAGCACCGAGTCCGCCAATGGTCACCGGTGGATTGGACCCGAGAGGAGAAATGTCCCTGGCTTTGATTACCGCAACCATTTGCCAGCGTGGGATAGGCCACTGAAGCAGGAATCAAGCTCCTTGGAGGAAGTCTACAGCAGTGATGAAAGCTCCCGCTCCAGTTGTACGCCCATGGATCTGTCAACCAAGCCAAGGATATGTGAGCCCATCTCACTCCATTCACGGAGCTTGGAGCAAATGACGGAGTCTCTGCTTTTCAGCTGGAACCCCAAAACTCCTGGGGCCAGGGGTCCTGAGGTCAAGGAGGATCGGAATGGTCCCGAGTCAAAAAGTCATCAAAAGGTCACTCTTCTTCAACTGCTTCTCGGCCACCAGAATGGAGCGAAAGGGGACCAAACCCCCGAGACACAAGTCCCAGACCTCAAGACTGAGGGTCCTAATAGCGCAGTGACACGGGCTGAGCCTTCAATGGCAGGCTTGGTCCTCAGCAGGCGGGCCAGCATCCTGGAATCCTTTCCACCTTcattgtcctcctcctcctcctcttcctcctcctcctcctcctcattgtCCTCATCCTTGCAAGCAGCGGAGAGAAGCCCAGTTCTGAAGGTCACCTGCGGCCCATCAGCCTCGGCTGGCCGCCAACCACAGCCCTCACCCATCTCCCACACTGACGATGGCGCTTCCCGTATCTTTGCTCGCCGGGGGAAGCCCTTGAAGAATCGTCAACATTTCTCAAAGCAAATGACCCCGGCGGAACCCACTAAAAGTCACCACTTTCTGGAGCAGCCCCTTTCCTCCGAATCAGCCAAAACTCACCAATTTCCCAAACAGCTGCTCTCCATGGAGTTGGCAAAGAATAATCAGTACGTCTCAATGCAGTCGCTCGCCAGCGAAAGCAGGCTTTCCAATTTTTCCTTCAGCGCAAGCAAGCTATTGCAAGACCTCGCTCACACCGGCCTCCACAACTCTCCAGATGCTGCCCAGGCAGATACTGAGCATAAGAATGTCGTCCTGGGCTCTGCGGAGGCCAGGATAGGCGAGACATCTGGTGGTCTCCTGTTCAGTAGATCAGCCGACCCCCTTTGCTTTCAGCAGTCGGTGTTGCATGAGACCAGTGACGGGCAGGATAGACAACCTCTCCGGGCAGCATCAACAGCCAACACAGATCTTGAAAACCTGCCTGAAAGACGCAGTGTGCTTcagctccttctgaagtccccagagaAAGGAAACGCCCCAAAGAGGCACTTGCATGGAAGACTGGGTGACCAACAGACCTTGGCAGGCGTGCAGCCTTCAGAGGACTGCTGCAATGGGCAAGCCACCTATACACAACCCATATCCATGGTTAAAGTCAAGACTGAGCCTGTTGAGGAAGAGGCTGGCTTCTCCTCAAACACAGAAGCATTGGAGAAAAGTGCCAATTGTCAGCTACCAGTGCCAAGCAAGATGGAACAGAAACACCCACCCTTCACATTGGAAAATATAAAGCAGGAACTGAGTTCCCCTCCTTTATCCTCATCTCCAGCTCAGTTCCATTCATATCAGAAAGGAGGTGTTCTGAGCCAACTTCTGCAGCGGAGCAACACTGCCACCTCGGGCAATTATACCTTCAGTTGGCATCAGAGTATTGGCAGTCGCGTTGAGGCACCAACGTCCACCTCTGGATCCAACAGCCCCTGCAACATTCCGAAGAAGAGAAAGATTCTCCCCACTTCTGCCACCGAGCTGGACGACTTGCAGAAGACACTTGACCAGACCGAGGTTCCGAACAACCACACCTTCTCCTCCAGAGAAGCCTCGAATGGGCTTCCTGGTTCTCAAGCCAGCAGCAAGTCATTAGATTTCCATCTTGGCAATAGTGTGGAATTTGAATCCCGAAGTAACATGAAGGATACCCAAGGCTTTAATGTACTGAAACAGCTTCTTCTCTCAGAGAATGGCATAAAAGTCTTATCTCAGCACAGGACACTTCAAAACGGTGGGTCGGCCAGTGAGAGAGTGTCTCATTGTGATCAAAAGCCTGAAGATGGCCACTCCACTCGTTTTTACAGTAATCGTGACCTGGATGGCAGTGCAAAGGAGATTGCGAGAGGATTCATCCCCGCCGGGTATCTCAAAGTCTTACCTGCCAGCTTGCCCGCAGACTACCCCGCGGGAAGCTCGGCCTCTCTTGGCCGAGAGCCGGCTGCCACCCGGGCAGCATCGGACTCCGAGCGCCAAGTGCTGTACCGCGGGCTGCAGACAGATTCACCCTGGTTGACCAAGACTAACCCCATCCTCTATTACATGCTGCAGAGAGGTGGCAGTGGGGGGGAGAGCCAGCCATTTGGCCTCAGTGCCTCCAgagttggaggaggaggaggagtgggggaaggagacACTGCCAAGAAGGAGAGGAGGATGCAATGGCAACGTTGCGAGCATCACGGTAGGACCTCGCCCGAGCGGCGGGTAAAGGAAGAGTCCGACAACGCTGTGGGCTGTTTCCAAAGCTGTGACGCACTGCCGCAACCAAATCTGAATGAAAGCACACGCGGAATCCTGGAGAAAGTGGCGTCGATAAAGCGGGAGCCCGATTGA